The sequence AACATGCCTGCGCCTTCGCCCAAACTGATGCCGGTGCGACCGGCATCAAAGGGCCGGCACCCTTTCGGATCAAGCAACAGCAACGAGCCAAAGCCATTTAGCGTCAACCGGCACAGGGAATCGCTGCCACCGGTCAGCACCAGGTCCGCTGCCCCTTGCTCAATCAGTTCGGCGGCGGCAGCAATCGCCATGGCTCCGGCGGAGCAAGCGGTGGAAATGGTGGTACAGGGACCTTGTGCCTGCACCATGCGCGCGCATAGATCCGTGCTGCTGGCGCATTCGTGAAACCGCAACGAGCCAAAGCGATGCCGCTTTTCCCGAAGTAATTGGTGAAGGAACTGTTCTGTGCCGCGCATCCCGCCCACGGTGCTGCCGAAAATAACGCCGATGCGTTGCGGGGACAGACCGGAAGAGTTGGAAACTTCAGCCGGATTCAGACCAGCGCTAGAGAGGGCTTCCCGGGCGGCGATCCAGGCCAGTTTATCGGAGCGCGAGCCGCGCACCTTCCCGGCGAGGGCATCCACATCCTCCCGCACCTGACCCACCAAGTGATGACCAAAACGCGGGGAGGAAAAAAGTGTCAGCGGTCCCAAACCGCTCCGGCCATCCCGAATCGCCTCCCACACCCGCCGGCTGCCGCAACCGGCAGCGCAGAGGATTCCGATGCCTGTGACGACTGGGCTGCGCCGGGACATTATTTGCGATTGGCGCAGACGAATTCGGCGAGTGATTGCAGGGAAGCGAACGCTTTATCGGCCACGGCACGCTCCTGGATGAGAATGCCATAGTCCTGTTCGAGCAGGGCCACGATTTCCAGCGCATCAATGGAATCCAACCCCAGACCGACCCCAAATAGCGGGTCGTTGGGCTTGATATCCGCCGGCTTGACCCCTTCCAGGTTCAGCGCCTTGATGATCTTGACCTTCAGCTCTTCAATCAGGGTTTCCATACGTCTATTGCTTCTGTATCTGCGTTCCATTGTTCATATCCACCGGGAAAGGTCAATTTCTCTCTGGTAAGAGCCTGAATAAATCTTGCCGCACGGCTTTGGCAGAGACCTGATATGGATCGTTGAATAGCTTTGGAAAATCTGCCGTCTAACTTGAAAGCATGCGCTATGGATCATAAAAAACACGTAACCGATCACGCCACTCGGGGAAATAGGGTTGTGGCTGCCTTTACCCTGATTGAACTGCTGGTGGTAATCGCCATCATTGCCATTCTGGCAAGCCTGCTGTTGCCGGCGTTGGGGCGCGCCAAAGAAATGGGCCGGCGCATTCATTGCATGAACAATACCAGAAATCTGGGCATGGCGACGCGCCTTTATGTGGATGATAACGATGGCTTTTTTCCACCCCGCACCCGCACCAACCGCTGGCCGACCCTGCTGAAGCCCTGCTACCTGGATTTTAGGATTCTCATTTGCTTGAACGACTTCCAGGATGGACGGGATTTTAGCACATTCTCCGATATTGATACCAATTCCTTCCCGGCCGATGCCGCGCCACGCAGTTATATCATCAATGGCTGGAATGATTATTATCGCACCACGGGCAGTAATGTAACGAGTTATAAGTTCGGTTCGCTTAACATTGCCATGCCGGAAACTTTCATTCAGGAACCGTCGGAAACGGTGGTCTTTGGCGAAAAGGATAAAAGCTCCGGCCATTTCTATATGGATTTCGACATGTATGACGACATCATGCAGTTGGACCAAAACAAACACGCGACCAATGACAAAAACAGCCGCACTGGTGGTTCCAATTATATCTTCGCTGACGGTAGTGCCCGCTTTGTCAAGTTTGGAAAAACCTTGGCCGGTCCTTCCAATCTTTGGGCGGTCGTTGGCGCAGATCGCGCCTTGGGGCTTGCGACGCCTTAAGCCAGCTTATTCCAAATCGCTATCAAGATGGGACTAATTCGCTGGTCTTTTGAGCTGCTGGCTTCGTTGCTCGCTCGTTGCAGACCGCTACGGGTATGCGCCTCGCTCGCGGCTCGCCAGCCGCCCAATATCCTGCGCGCCTTAGCCTCATCTTGAAAGCTCATTGGAATTATTCAAAAATCTCCACGAGTAATCCCGTACGCGCACGAATTGCCTCGGCAAACTGCGCCAAAACATCAGGTTCCAGGGGCGTCGCATACGGTTCCGGGGTGGCGCGCGCAACGGTATAGGCGTGAACAGCCTTGATCTGTGCGCCGCCATGAACGAGTTCCACCAAGCATTGGCAGTAGGCCTCCAATTCCGCCGCTGGCATGGCTTGACCATGCACCCGCAGCAACATGGTCTGGATGATGATGGGGCGGACTCGGGCGGTTTCCAGCAGGTTACGGAGAATACGGTCAAAGCAAACATGGGATCGGTTTACCAGTCGGAAATACGGGTCCGTACCAGCGTCCAGTTTGCCCCAGATTTCCCCCTGATTGGCATCCATGATGGCCAACCCGCGTTTTACATCCACCTTATCCAACCCGGCGGCATCGGTAATCAACACAATTTTGGTTTCGGCCAGCCCTTCGGCGCGTTTGACTCCGGCGACCACGCCCACGCACTCGGCAAAATTGGGAATCATCGTTGGCTCGCCATCTCCACTAAATGCCAAGTCACGGATTTGTTGAGCCAACTCCCGGGTTTCCCCGAACTTGGGCACGATGGTCAACTGGCCAGCTTTGACCATCTGGATCAGCGCCGTCAGCTCCTCGCGCAATTGCGGCACATTCACTTCCTTGGCCTGCCCCGGAATACGGCGATCCACCTCACAATAGATGCAATTAAAGTTGCACACCTTG comes from Verrucomicrobiota bacterium and encodes:
- a CDS encoding phosphopantetheine-binding protein — encoded protein: METLIEELKVKIIKALNLEGVKPADIKPNDPLFGVGLGLDSIDALEIVALLEQDYGILIQERAVADKAFASLQSLAEFVCANRK
- a CDS encoding type II secretion system protein produces the protein MAAFTLIELLVVIAIIAILASLLLPALGRAKEMGRRIHCMNNTRNLGMATRLYVDDNDGFFPPRTRTNRWPTLLKPCYLDFRILICLNDFQDGRDFSTFSDIDTNSFPADAAPRSYIINGWNDYYRTTGSNVTSYKFGSLNIAMPETFIQEPSETVVFGEKDKSSGHFYMDFDMYDDIMQLDQNKHATNDKNSRTGGSNYIFADGSARFVKFGKTLAGPSNLWAVVGADRALGLATP
- a CDS encoding radical SAM protein, coding for MSESKTKVSSSLAAVRDHDRRFSDFVFVYPVISRRSRGLSLGVNLNPDKVCNFNCIYCEVDRRIPGQAKEVNVPQLREELTALIQMVKAGQLTIVPKFGETRELAQQIRDLAFSGDGEPTMIPNFAECVGVVAGVKRAEGLAETKIVLITDAAGLDKVDVKRGLAIMDANQGEIWGKLDAGTDPYFRLVNRSHVCFDRILRNLLETARVRPIIIQTMLLRVHGQAMPAAELEAYCQCLVELVHGGAQIKAVHAYTVARATPEPYATPLEPDVLAQFAEAIRARTGLLVEIFE